A window from Fragaria vesca subsp. vesca linkage group LG5, FraVesHawaii_1.0, whole genome shotgun sequence encodes these proteins:
- the LOC101313313 gene encoding uncharacterized protein LOC101313313 — protein sequence MEIQTSGKPIESLLERVLCMNILSSDYFKELYRLKTYHEVVDEIYNQVDHVEPWMTGNCRGPSTAFCLLYKFFTMKLTVKQMHGLLKHKDSPYIRAVGFLYLRYAADPKTIWNWVEPYITDDEKFAPGSNGRMTTMGVYVRDLLLGQYYFDTLFPRIPVPVLRQITAHLEKMKLPTKLSGVTGEATRHGSDDTARRPPSVKAALSVSFGQRAPHRASTRDSSPVRRTLPPPPPYEKTSTDDLHSRRSQSRDYSDRDYSDRDRGRDRDRDRDRNRERDRDSDRDRERYKERERGRDRDRSRDRERSSDYDRRPRYAERESRRDYYESGRDGGRHSRRSRSRSRSRSRSRSRSLQAGTAPHVSPPRDVNKDRTSVSSNLAKLRDLYGDVSVQKGDTSMDRIPRSDTGAEDVIRLGGHRWK from the exons ATGGAGATACAGACGAGCGGGAAGCCCATAGAGTCGTTATTGGAGAGGGTGCTATGTATGAACATTCTTTCCTCCGATTACTTCAAGGAGCTTTACAGGTTGAAGACCTATCATGAAGTCGTCGATGAGATTTACAATCAAGTTGACCACGTCGAGCCGTGGATGACCGGAAATTGCCGAGGACCGTCCACTGCATTTTGCTTGCTTTACAAGTTCTTCACCATGAAACTCACCGTCAAGCAAATGCACGGCCTCTTGAAGCACAAAGACTCTCCTTACATCAGAGCG GTTGGATTCCTCTACTTGAGATATGCTGCTGACCCGAAGACGATTTGGAATTGGGTTGAGCCCTATATTACCGATGATGAG AAATTTGCTCCAGGTTCCAATGGACGAATGACCACTATGGGTGTATATGTTCGTGATTTGCTACTTGGGCAG TACTACTTTGATACACTTTTCCCTCGCATACCTGTTCCTGTGTTGCGGCAGATTACAGCTCACCTTGAGAAGATGAAACTCCCAACGAAACTCTCAGGTGTTACTGGGGAGGCTACCCGTCATGGATCAGATGACACTGCCCGTCGCCCACCATCTGTGAAAGCAGCACTTTCAGTCTCCTTTGGTCAACGTGCCCCACACCGTGCTTCAACGAGGGACTCGTCACCTGTTCGTCGTACTTTACCACCACCACCACCTTATGAAAAAACTAGCACTGATGATTTACATAGCCGTCGTAGCCAGAGCCGTGACTATTCTGACAGAGACTATTCAGACAGGGACAGGGGAAGGGATAGGGATAGGGATAGGGACAGGAATCGGGAAAGAGACAGGGATAGTGATCGTGACCGAGAAAGATACAAGGAACGAGAGAGAGGCCGAGACAGAGACAGATCAAGGGATAGAGAACGGAGTTCTGATTATGATAGGAGGCCAAGATATGCAGAGAGAGAAAGCCGAAGGGACTATTATGAGAGTGGCCGTGATGGTGGTAGACATTCACGTAGGAGTAGGAGTCGGAGCCGCAGTAGAAGCAGGAGTAGAAGTCGGAGCTTGCAAGCTGGCACTGCTCCTCATGTAAGCCCGCCGAGAGATGTAAACAAAGATAGAACATCTGTGTCTAGCAATCTGGCAAAACTTAGGGATCTTTATGGTGATGTGAGTGTCCAAAAAGGGGATACTAGTATGGATAGGATTCCCAGGAGCGATACAGGTGCTGAAGATGTGATTAGGCTTGGTGGTCACCGATGGAAATAG
- the LOC101313609 gene encoding ABC transporter I family member 17-like yields the protein MAPQAHIPLSAEENEEEAVLVINDGEADGNVKFRIRNLTRISDGAGGGGGAIILNKLSVDIPKGVIVGIIGPSGSGKSTLLRALNRLWEPPYGTVFLDGHDIKDLDVLSLRRKVGMLFQLPVLFEGTVADNVRYGPQLSGKNLSDQDVHKLLTLAGLDSSFFSKTGSELSVGQAQRVALARTLANSPEVLLLDEPTSALDPISTEHIEGVLEKLKNKRGMTVIMVSHSIKQIQRIADVVCLLVNGEVVEVLKPDKLSEAKHPMALRFLELSS from the exons ATGGCTCCTCAAGCACACATCCCACTTTCAG CAGAAGAGAATGAAGAAGAAGCAGTACTGGTAATCAATGATGGAGAAGCTGACGGCAACGTGAAGTTTCGGATACGAAATCTGACCAGAATATCAGACGGTGCAGGAGGAGGAGGAGGAGCTATCATACTGAATAAGCTGAGCGTGGACATCCCAAAAGGAGTGATCGTCGGAATCATAGGCCCAAGTGGCAGCGGCAAGTCCACTCTTCTCCGAGCACTCAACCGCCTCTGGGAGCCGCCGTACGGCACTGTCTTCTTGGACGGCCATGATATAAAGGACCTCGATGTTCTCAGTCTCCGGAGGAAGGTCGGAATGCTCTTCCAGCTTCCTGTTCTTTTTGAAG GCACTGTTGCAGACAACGTCCGTTATGGTCCTCAGTTGAGTGGGAAGAATCTGAGTGATCAGGACGTTCATAAGCTACTGACCCTTGCAGGCCTTGATTCATCGTTTTTCAGTAAAACTGGTTCTGAACTATCTGTAGGCCAAGCCCAAAGAGTTGCACTTGCTAGGACCCTAGCCAATTCGCCTGAG GTTTTGCTGTTAGACGAGCCTACTAGCGCCTTGGATCCAATATCAACAGAGCACATAGAAGGTGTTTTAGAAAAGCTGAAGAACAAACGGGGCATGACAGTCATAATGGTCTCACACAGCATCAAACAAATCCAGAGGATTGCTGATGTAGTGTGTCTCCTTGTAAACGGTGAGGTTGTTGAAGTTTTGAAACCAGATAAACTCTCAGAAGCCAAGCACCCTATGGCCTTGAGATTTCTTGAACTCAGCTCTTGA
- the LOC101313896 gene encoding uncharacterized protein LOC101313896: protein MDWLLKLRRALLAFSARLKHRKSVGGAGGDQCGGVGGLLKLQDDVQMCGYQDVQIMWNMLSKAQQEEIQIMATTDQSKPNQKQRRRQRPSCSFRAFFGPATQSCVLVRLESNACSLLN from the exons ATGGATTGGTTGCTCAAGTTAAGGAGAGCTTTGCTTGCCTTCTCTGCCAGACTCAAGCATCGTAAATCTGTAG GTGGTGCTGGTGGTGATCAGTGTGGTGGAGTAGGTGGTCTGCTAAAGCTTCAAGATGATGTGCAAATGTGTGGGTACCAAGATGTACAAATTATGTGGAACATGTTGAGCAAAGCTCAACAGGAGGAGATTCAGATCATGGCAACAACTGATCAGTCCAAGCCGAATCAGAAGCAACGAAGACGACAACGACCCTCTTGTTCTTTCAGGGCTTTCTTTGGACCAGCCACACAGAGCTGCGTCTTGGTTAGACTAGAATCCAATGCTTGTTCACTCTTGAACTAA
- the LOC101314468 gene encoding probable xyloglucan endotransglucosylase/hydrolase protein 23-like, with the protein MAKIYALALVMFFKILVAASAGNFNQDFDITWGDGRAKILNNAQLLTLALDKTSGSGFKSRNQYLFGKIDMQIKLVPGNSAGTVTSYYLSSLGSAHDEIDFEFLGNLSGDPYTLHTNVFTQGKGNREQQFYLWFDPTKDFHTYSILWNPQSIIFSVDGTPIREFKNLESRGIPFPKNQAMWIYSSLWNADDWATRGGLVKTDWSKAPFTASYRNFNAQACIWSSGSSSCSSSPSGSSKEAWFTQSLDATGKGRMKWVQKNYMIYDYCKDTKRFPQGVPLECTVAT; encoded by the exons ATGGCTAAGATATATGCTCTAGCTTTGGTGATGTTCTTCAAAATCTTGGTGGCCGCATCGGCTGGTAACTTCAACCAAGATTTTGATATAACATGGGGCGACGGGCGGGCCAAAATACTCAATAACGCGCAGCTACTCACGTTAGCTCTTGACAAGACTTCCGGGTCGGGATTCAAGTCCAGGAATCAGTACCTGTTTGGAAAAATTGATATGCAGATTAAGCTCGTGCCCGGTAACTCCGCTGGTACCGTTACCTCTTACTAT CTATCTTCGTTGGGGTCGGCTCATGATGAAATAGACTTTGAGTTTCTTGGCAACCTAAGCGGAGATCCTTATACTCTGCACACAAATGTTTTCACACAAGGCAAGGGTAACAGAGAGCAGCAATTCTATCTTTGGTTCGATCCTACAAAGGACTTCCACACCTACTCCATCTTGTGGAACCCTCAAAGCATCAT ATTCTCTGTGGACGGGACACCTATTCGAGAGTTCAAGAACTTAGAATCGAGGGGAATCCCATTCCCAAAGAACCAAGCAATGTGGATCTACTCGAGCCTTTGGAACGCAGACGATTGGGCAACACGCGGTGGACTTGTGAAGACAGACTGGAGTAAAGCCCCATTCACAGCCTCGTACAGAAACTTCAACGCCCAGGCATGCATTTGGTCTTCTGGTTCTTCCTCGTGTTCTTCTTCTCCTTCCGGTTCTTCAAAAGAGGCATGGTTCACCCAGTCACTGGATGCAACAGGGAAAGGAAGAATGAAATGGGTTCAGAAGAACTATATGATCTACGACTATTGCAAGGATACCAAGCGTTTCCCGCAGGGAGTTCCTCTTGAATGCACAGTTGCTACTTGA